TGGGCGTCTCCCCGCGCAAACACCACGGGAGCCATTATTCAAACGCAGCCAGTTGAAAAACGCCAAAAGGGGACGACGAAGGCCGCGACATACCTCGGCGGCTTGACCGTACGCTTTGGACTTGATGGACGACAGCAGCTGAGCTCTGGCGGAACTCTGAACACATCGACGACACAAAAGTCAAATTATGGCGAGAGAGCGCGGCGCGGCGCCGCCCCGAGATCCGAGCGACCCCACCTTTCCGGTCAACGGCGCTTGCCCGAAGGAAGCCTCGGCCGCGGCTCTCCTTCAAGCCAACGGCGCCGCACTCGCTAAAGTACGTGTGGCCGAAACGTTTCAGCCGGGAGCGGCGCCGACTTTGGTTTGCTCCACCGTCGGGTCGCTCGTATCCGACGGCGACGGCGCCGGCAAGTCAACAAACATCAGGTGGCCCACCTCTGCGCGTGAAGACGTTCCCTCGCCGTGGCCCTGGTCCTCATCGCTCTCTTCCTGACAAAACCCCCCCGCAACCAGTTAGGGCGCAATGGAAAGGATGGACACGTCCCGTCCTCCGCCCACGCGCGTCGGTCGGGACAACCTGTCGCTTCCTCTTCTGCCAGCCGTGGAAATTGGCCAGGTGCCCTCGAAGCTGCGCCGGCAGGTTGCGGCGGATCAGGGCCACGCCCAGGCGCTCGCGCTGCGCTTCCGAGTAGACGGAAGACTTGAGCTTGCCGTACAGGTGGTGGATGTTGGACAGCTCCTGAAACCGGAGCAGAGCTTTGGACGCCGTCACGCCAAAAGCGGGCCGCCGCGGGAGCGCCGCTCACCTCCACGGCGTCTCGGCCCACCAGCTCCTGGGGGCCGCGCGCCCTGGCCACGAAGCGCTTGCACAGCCGAGAACGGGCCTCCTCCTTGCTCCTCTTGAACGTCAGCTGCCGGCGCAAAGAGCAAATGCAAAGGCGTCAGACGCTTGAAGAGCCGCCGGGCGGGCCGCTCCAACTCGGCGCTTAGCTTTCGCCAAGGggaggacagaaaaaaagaaaaaacgccaTGTCTTTTGCTGGCGTCTCCGAAACGCTTTTCCCCGTTCATAAGTGGACGTCGTCAACGCTGGgcttgtgaagccctttgagagaAAGCGATTCAATTGGACTCGACTCCAAAAGGCCCAGCGAGAATTCAACGCAAGACGGAGCCGGATGACGGACGGCAACGCACTCCACTTTGGAGTCCGccgatcctccatcaagcgtctccagttggccCCAAACGCCGCCTCTCGACCGCCTCACTCCTACCCTGGCTCAATTTAGAGTCCTTCTGAAGGTTCTCCCATTCGTTTTCACATCTTGAAACGGCCGGCCCGGTGCCTCGGGTTTGCGGACTTTGGAAGCGCTCTCTTGCGTTGCGCTCACCAATGATGGCATGGCGGTGAAGTGGAAGGCTTTGCGGAAGAGCAGCTGACGCAGGAGGAAGACGGCGTCCAGATGCTGTGCTCCCACGGCGTCCTTCTCAAAGGCCAGCACGTCCTCCCAGTCCTTCAGCGCCATGCGGATCTGAAACAGTCAGAAATAAAACCCCCAAGTTTTCCACctcaagcgtgtg
This sequence is a window from Hippocampus zosterae strain Florida chromosome 14, ASM2543408v3, whole genome shotgun sequence. Protein-coding genes within it:
- the snapc1b gene encoding snRNA-activating protein complex subunit 1b, which codes for MKTKSSWNQHVRSDCEELLARFQQTDSVRFEVFSQIWREMKFGQICFGTAGREKRAFSRAALDAAAVYFLPPFSFQIRAGGLYLLHGLYHCQTASPRVPIRMALKDWEDVLAFEKDAVGAQHLDAVFLLRQLLFRKAFHFTAMPSLLTFKRSKEEARSRLCKRFVARARGPQELVGRDAVEELSNIHHLYGKLKSSVYSEAQRERLGVALIRRNLPAQLRGHLANFHGWQKRKRQEESDEDQGHGEGTSSRAESSARAQLLSSIKSKAYGQAAETPKSRRHRQVEVNAGEESGPALSKARGKSGKASLKARTAENLCILGDMSKEAAMSTRIHHLTALDRGGRRAPKDESAGE